In Nocardia sp. NBC_00403, one DNA window encodes the following:
- a CDS encoding DUF7373 family lipoprotein, producing MRTTRTKGKVVMLAVGSTPVRAAGILLTAAALTIGIGACGSAVTGMPTRVPSDVSKLDVGNYQTKPREIGNARSDRQARAREAQRLSDYVALPFEADPSYVEDAWLIRPHVVLNRKTLGNLVINDTFDDVAKDLVAGWVNAWQTGGEPEAKRRTLNVAVLMFPDAKTASAVGPALEHDDFTYNRDNEPVPITKHPSTTAHWRPDISSIGSWTVHDRYVIFVKVVDDTAAPDLPALTNQVERMLDVQIPLIDKFQPTPADELKHVALDPQRLLGRTLPSNPESPLRAEPDGVYTGRGTLSLLRARPSSLTALEQGEVDLVAFGDAVVFRSRSDKGAETLWKEWQPSTTLEPNEKMVDSPSALAQQVECYAEMAKSGETQTVVMNICSFHVDRYLVQASGKQLQDLHQKISAQYALITSS from the coding sequence ATGAGAACTACGCGAACGAAGGGGAAGGTCGTGATGCTCGCCGTTGGATCGACGCCGGTTCGAGCCGCCGGAATCCTGCTCACGGCCGCGGCGCTGACGATCGGTATCGGCGCCTGTGGCTCGGCGGTGACCGGAATGCCTACGCGAGTACCGTCCGACGTATCGAAGCTCGATGTCGGCAATTACCAGACAAAGCCACGCGAGATCGGTAACGCGAGAAGCGACCGGCAGGCTCGTGCCCGCGAAGCACAGCGGTTGTCCGACTATGTCGCCCTGCCCTTCGAAGCCGATCCGTCCTATGTCGAGGACGCGTGGCTCATCCGTCCGCACGTCGTACTCAACCGAAAAACCTTGGGCAACCTCGTCATCAACGACACCTTCGATGATGTCGCGAAGGATTTGGTGGCCGGCTGGGTCAATGCCTGGCAGACCGGAGGCGAACCCGAGGCCAAGCGCCGCACCTTGAATGTCGCGGTGCTGATGTTCCCGGACGCGAAGACAGCATCGGCAGTCGGCCCGGCACTCGAACACGACGACTTCACCTACAACCGCGACAACGAGCCGGTTCCGATCACCAAACATCCGAGCACGACGGCACATTGGCGGCCGGACATCTCCTCGATCGGCTCGTGGACCGTGCACGATCGGTATGTCATCTTCGTCAAGGTCGTCGACGACACCGCCGCGCCGGACCTCCCGGCCCTGACGAACCAGGTCGAGCGGATGCTCGACGTGCAGATTCCACTGATCGACAAGTTCCAGCCGACACCCGCCGACGAGCTGAAACATGTCGCCCTCGATCCACAGCGTCTACTCGGGCGCACCCTGCCGAGCAATCCCGAATCGCCACTGCGCGCCGAACCGGACGGCGTCTATACCGGCCGCGGCACACTGTCGCTGTTGCGGGCCCGTCCGTCGTCACTGACGGCATTGGAACAGGGTGAAGTCGACCTCGTCGCGTTCGGCGACGCCGTGGTGTTTCGAAGCCGATCCGACAAGGGTGCAGAGACACTCTGGAAAGAGTGGCAGCCGTCCACCACCCTCGAGCCGAATGAAAAGATGGTCGACTCCCCTTCCGCACTAGCACAGCAGGTCGAATGCTACGCCGAGATGGCCAAATCCGGTGAGACGCAGACCGTGGTCATGAATATCTGCAGCTTTCATGTCGACCGGTACCTCGTGCAGGCCTCCGGCAAACAGTTGCAGGACCTCCATCAAAAGATTTCCGCGCAGTATGCCCTGATCACGAGTAGCTGA
- a CDS encoding WXG100 family type VII secretion target, whose amino-acid sequence MAEAGHLDASPELIAQKAKEFQEQHNNLMLAIRQLKTDEDNVTNGANWKGQARDAFNAFMERYYFQADKLNDKLMETSEKLIKAGSSFEDQDTDFSRQVQAQVSSLDLPAV is encoded by the coding sequence ATGGCGGAAGCAGGGCATCTCGATGCTAGTCCCGAGTTGATCGCGCAGAAGGCGAAGGAGTTCCAGGAGCAGCACAACAATCTGATGCTCGCCATCCGGCAGCTGAAGACCGACGAGGACAATGTCACCAACGGCGCCAACTGGAAGGGCCAGGCGCGCGACGCGTTCAACGCCTTCATGGAGCGCTACTACTTCCAGGCCGACAAGCTCAACGACAAGCTGATGGAGACCTCGGAGAAGCTCATCAAGGCCGGCTCGTCCTTCGAAGATCAGGACACCGACTTCTCCCGGCAGGTTCAGGCTCAGGTATCCAGCCTCGACCTTCCCGCCGTCTAA
- the eccCa gene encoding type VII secretion protein EccCa: MSTVRFQRRARREMPRSPGGEVTLQPPPEIPRVTPGSLLSKMMPVVMVVGMVGMMALMFTQGGGIASNPMTMMFPMMMVFSMVGMFAGQGGGKGQKAAEANEDRKDYLRYLDQVRRDVDDTARQQRASVEWSHPEPGLIWMLAGTSRMWERRAGDKDFCHARIGIGGQRLATRLVAPETGPVEELEPIAAVSLRRFVRAHSTVPDLPTAIAVKGFATIALDGDRVEAREMTRAMLLQLCMFQAPDQVLVAVVCGPDTAREWEWTKWLPHTQHPDAQDGIGTQRMFYGSIREAMTGLHPLLANRVRYSRNQPANVNLVHIVIVVDGGLLEAEDDQLRESGYEGVTLIDLCGYAPRLAVSRGIKMVVENGECVGRGATGNQERFALIDRISPQQAQQVARRLAPYRAATQRSSDVEVDDSEVISSWSQLMSLGDIGTFNPEHAWRPRYGRERLRVAFGVGADGLPVELDIKEAAESGMGPHGLCIGATGSGKSEFLRTLVLSLLATHSPDQLNLVLVDFKGGATFLGLDGVPHVAAVITNLEDEADLVDRMKDALAGEMNRRQEVLRQAGNFANVSEYEKARATGADLDPLPALFVVLDEFSELLTQHPDFAELFVMIGRLGRSLHVHLLLASQRLEEGKLKGLESHLSYRIGLKTFSANESRQVLGVPDAYNLPGVPGGGYLKSDSGEIQRFQASYVSGPYVGGGSQREVTSAGIAGGEIDVKARPFAAVHVDFRPADRIPLQTTPANEPEQHSDDGEQISNVNMLVSRIRGHGRPAHEIWLPPLDEAPTLDQLIPRSILTGEYSAVATLRAPMGIVDRPYDQRRDPLVVDLSGSRGNVAVVGGPQSGKSTALRTMIMALSLTHTAEQVQFYCLDFGGGTLASLQGLPHVGSVASRLDDDKVRRTVAEMGTIVRSREARFRQLGIESMTEFRRLRAMDPASSPAAAGAHEDPFGDVFLVIDGFGSIRQDFDPLEQPIMNLAVQGLSYGVHVVIALARWAEARPALKDQIGTRIELRLGDPMDSDLGRKFAALVPQGRPGRGMTPECLHMLTGLPRIDGSADPNNLGAAVGEAVATIARLTPGRHAPAARMLPEMLPREQLLQLAGNWPSQVDPDRKNMRIPLGINESELAPVYIDFNESPHFIVIGDTESGKSTLLRSLVEGIAASNTPNQARFILGDYRRTMLGLVPDGYLAGYGSTAPQFTQNMSDLAAYVAQRTPGQDVTPQQLRDRSWWSGPELFVIIDDYDLVATSMGNPVSVLVEHLPHARDLGFHLIIARRSGGASRAMYEATLARMKDLGSAGLIMSCNKDEGVLMGTTRPGPKPPGRGTYVTRNTEDLIQLAWMPAAE; the protein is encoded by the coding sequence ATGAGTACCGTCCGGTTCCAGCGCCGTGCGCGACGAGAGATGCCGCGTTCTCCCGGCGGTGAAGTCACCTTGCAGCCGCCGCCCGAGATTCCCCGGGTAACGCCGGGCAGCTTGCTCAGCAAGATGATGCCGGTCGTGATGGTCGTCGGCATGGTCGGGATGATGGCCCTGATGTTCACCCAGGGCGGTGGCATCGCATCGAACCCGATGACCATGATGTTCCCGATGATGATGGTCTTCTCCATGGTCGGCATGTTCGCCGGTCAGGGCGGTGGCAAGGGGCAGAAGGCCGCCGAAGCGAACGAGGACCGCAAGGACTATCTGCGCTATCTCGACCAGGTGCGCAGGGATGTCGACGACACCGCAAGGCAGCAGCGCGCTTCCGTCGAATGGAGCCACCCGGAGCCCGGCCTGATCTGGATGCTGGCGGGCACCAGCCGGATGTGGGAGCGGCGTGCGGGGGACAAGGACTTCTGCCACGCCCGCATCGGTATCGGCGGCCAGCGCCTCGCCACGCGACTGGTCGCGCCGGAGACCGGTCCGGTCGAGGAGCTCGAGCCGATCGCCGCGGTGTCGCTGCGCCGTTTCGTGCGCGCCCACTCGACGGTCCCCGACCTGCCGACCGCGATCGCGGTGAAAGGCTTCGCGACCATCGCCCTGGACGGCGATCGGGTCGAAGCCAGGGAAATGACTCGCGCAATGTTGTTGCAGCTGTGCATGTTCCAGGCGCCCGACCAGGTGCTCGTCGCGGTGGTCTGCGGCCCGGACACGGCACGCGAATGGGAGTGGACCAAGTGGCTGCCGCACACCCAGCACCCCGACGCGCAGGACGGCATCGGCACCCAGCGCATGTTCTACGGCTCGATTCGCGAGGCCATGACGGGTCTGCATCCGTTGCTGGCCAATCGTGTTCGGTACTCCCGTAATCAGCCTGCCAACGTCAATCTGGTGCACATCGTCATCGTGGTCGACGGCGGTCTGCTCGAGGCCGAGGACGATCAGCTGCGTGAATCCGGCTACGAGGGCGTCACGCTCATCGACTTGTGCGGGTACGCACCGCGTTTGGCGGTATCGCGCGGCATCAAGATGGTCGTGGAGAACGGCGAGTGCGTCGGTCGCGGCGCCACCGGCAACCAGGAACGTTTCGCGCTGATCGACCGGATTTCCCCGCAGCAGGCTCAGCAGGTGGCACGCAGGCTCGCGCCGTATCGCGCGGCGACCCAGCGCAGCAGCGATGTCGAGGTCGACGACTCCGAGGTGATCTCGTCGTGGTCGCAGCTGATGAGTCTCGGCGACATCGGCACCTTCAATCCCGAACACGCCTGGCGCCCACGCTACGGCCGCGAGCGGTTGCGGGTCGCGTTCGGTGTCGGCGCGGACGGTCTTCCGGTCGAGCTCGACATCAAGGAAGCCGCGGAGAGCGGCATGGGCCCGCACGGATTGTGCATCGGCGCAACCGGTTCCGGTAAGTCCGAGTTCCTGCGCACCTTGGTGCTCAGCCTGCTCGCCACCCATTCACCGGACCAATTGAACCTGGTGCTCGTCGACTTCAAGGGCGGTGCGACCTTCCTCGGCCTCGACGGCGTTCCGCATGTCGCGGCGGTCATCACCAACCTCGAAGACGAGGCCGACCTCGTCGACCGTATGAAGGACGCGCTGGCGGGCGAGATGAACCGCCGCCAGGAAGTGTTGCGCCAAGCGGGCAACTTCGCCAACGTCTCCGAGTACGAGAAGGCCCGTGCCACGGGCGCGGATCTCGATCCGCTGCCCGCGCTGTTCGTCGTGCTCGACGAGTTCTCCGAATTGCTCACCCAGCACCCGGATTTCGCCGAGCTGTTCGTGATGATCGGCCGCCTCGGTCGCTCGCTGCACGTGCACCTGCTGCTGGCCTCGCAGCGCCTCGAGGAAGGCAAGCTGAAGGGCCTCGAAAGCCACCTGTCCTATCGGATCGGTCTGAAGACCTTCTCCGCCAACGAATCTCGCCAGGTGCTCGGTGTCCCCGATGCCTACAACCTGCCGGGCGTTCCCGGTGGCGGCTATCTGAAGTCGGACTCGGGCGAAATCCAGCGGTTCCAGGCCTCCTATGTCTCCGGCCCGTATGTCGGCGGCGGTTCGCAGCGCGAGGTCACCAGTGCGGGGATCGCGGGCGGGGAAATCGATGTGAAGGCGCGCCCGTTCGCCGCCGTCCACGTCGACTTCCGGCCCGCCGACCGGATTCCGTTGCAGACCACGCCCGCCAACGAGCCGGAGCAGCACTCCGACGACGGCGAACAAATTTCCAACGTGAACATGCTGGTCTCGCGCATCCGCGGCCACGGTCGTCCGGCACACGAGATCTGGCTGCCGCCGCTGGATGAGGCGCCCACCCTCGATCAGCTCATCCCGCGCTCCATCCTCACCGGCGAGTACTCGGCCGTCGCGACGTTGCGAGCCCCGATGGGAATTGTCGACCGGCCCTACGATCAGCGCCGCGATCCGCTGGTCGTCGATCTGTCGGGTTCACGAGGCAACGTCGCGGTGGTCGGCGGTCCGCAGTCCGGCAAGTCGACCGCACTGCGCACCATGATCATGGCGCTTTCGCTGACCCACACCGCCGAGCAGGTGCAGTTCTACTGCCTCGACTTCGGTGGCGGCACGCTGGCCAGCCTGCAGGGGTTGCCGCATGTCGGTTCGGTGGCAAGCCGATTGGACGACGACAAGGTCCGGCGCACGGTCGCCGAGATGGGCACCATCGTCCGGTCCCGTGAGGCGCGCTTCCGTCAGCTCGGCATCGAGTCCATGACCGAGTTCCGCCGCCTGCGGGCCATGGACCCCGCCAGCAGCCCGGCCGCTGCGGGCGCGCACGAGGATCCCTTCGGCGACGTCTTCCTGGTGATCGACGGTTTCGGATCCATCCGCCAGGACTTCGATCCGCTCGAGCAGCCGATCATGAACCTTGCGGTGCAGGGTCTTTCGTACGGTGTGCATGTTGTCATCGCACTGGCGCGGTGGGCCGAGGCGCGTCCGGCGCTCAAGGACCAGATCGGCACCAGGATCGAGCTGCGCCTCGGTGACCCGATGGACTCCGACCTCGGCCGCAAGTTCGCCGCGCTGGTCCCGCAAGGGCGGCCGGGTCGCGGTATGACACCCGAATGCTTGCACATGCTGACCGGTCTGCCCCGCATCGACGGCAGCGCCGACCCCAACAATCTCGGTGCGGCGGTTGGTGAGGCGGTCGCGACGATCGCCCGTCTCACGCCGGGCCGGCACGCGCCCGCGGCCCGCATGCTGCCGGAGATGCTGCCGCGCGAACAGCTGTTGCAGCTGGCGGGCAACTGGCCGTCGCAGGTCGACCCGGACCGCAAGAACATGCGTATTCCCCTCGGTATCAACGAATCCGAGCTCGCGCCGGTCTACATCGACTTCAACGAGAGCCCGCACTTCATCGTCATCGGTGACACCGAATCCGGTAAGTCGACATTGTTGCGTTCGCTCGTCGAGGGCATCGCCGCATCGAACACCCCGAATCAGGCGCGCTTCATCCTGGGCGACTACCGGCGCACCATGCTCGGTTTGGTGCCCGACGGGTACCTCGCGGGTTACGGATCGACCGCGCCGCAATTCACCCAGAACATGTCCGATCTCGCCGCCTATGTCGCCCAGCGGACGCCGGGGCAGGACGTTACGCCGCAGCAGCTGCGCGATCGCTCGTGGTGGAGCGGACCGGAGTTGTTCGTCATCATCGACGACTACGACCTGGTCGCCACCTCCATGGGCAATCCGGTGTCGGTGCTGGTCGAGCATTTGCCGCACGCTCGCGACCTCGGCTTCCACCTGATCATCGCCCGCCGCTCCGGCGGCGCGAGCCGCGCGATGTACGAGGCCACGCTGGCCAGGATGAAGGACCTCGGCTCGGCGGGCCTGATCATGAGCTGCAACAAGGACGAAGGCGTGCTCATGGGCACCACCCGTCCCGGCCCCAAGCCGCCGGGCCGCGGCACCTACGTCACGCGCAACACTGAGGATCTGATTCAGCTGGCGTGGATGCCGGCGGCGGAGTGA
- a CDS encoding type VII secretion-associated protein → MSVVDLVVTDTRIWACGPATHWDVPPSVVLGSNGNLVVGEPLTPPTQVSSAVQFVTGERIALLPRVPAVAEAMTAIVGTVLQNLGVATPCGRVTVACPTEWGARRRAVLEAALRRFANDVVFEDMAVRAVAADEGADRSSRTVVLEFGTLSTTASTVVRSHQGTHVESCEHEPNLALADLGPDPQAADDLAALVGRLLAGRPADVVQVVGVSDPAKLEVIRSVVPPIAGPAVELRPIAGADLVRGPRPDPDYRTEAVSALPTAEWMQPLRQRAAAVGGPDRRRTGYLVAAVAGVLVVAAAAVGAVVVLGGSQDTPAVPAGASASVHATAQATADGQPAPPPGGAPSSETIGRVRFQTPAGWRLAQAPDPSKPRVDLVPEDGSRMRITVIQTPVAAGIGYEQVARSLEAQMRQKPNGALTDLKHDQVFGGKSGLAYIERPGDGSTVRWHVLVEHGLQVSTGCQFLGEWESIAPACEQFAASVQVTP, encoded by the coding sequence ATGTCCGTCGTCGACCTGGTGGTCACCGACACGCGTATCTGGGCGTGCGGTCCGGCCACCCATTGGGATGTGCCGCCGTCGGTTGTGCTCGGCAGCAACGGGAATCTGGTCGTCGGTGAGCCGTTGACGCCGCCGACCCAGGTCAGCTCCGCCGTCCAGTTCGTCACGGGGGAGCGGATCGCACTGCTGCCACGGGTGCCCGCCGTCGCCGAGGCGATGACAGCGATCGTCGGCACTGTGCTGCAGAACCTCGGCGTCGCCACCCCCTGCGGCCGGGTCACCGTCGCGTGTCCGACGGAGTGGGGCGCGCGACGGCGTGCGGTTCTCGAGGCCGCACTGCGCCGCTTCGCCAACGATGTCGTCTTCGAGGACATGGCCGTTCGCGCGGTGGCTGCCGATGAGGGCGCCGACCGCAGCAGCCGTACGGTGGTGCTGGAATTCGGCACGCTGTCGACCACCGCGAGCACCGTCGTGCGCAGCCATCAGGGCACGCATGTCGAATCATGTGAGCACGAACCGAATCTCGCGCTGGCCGACCTCGGCCCAGACCCGCAGGCCGCCGACGATCTTGCCGCGCTCGTCGGCCGGCTGCTCGCGGGCCGCCCGGCCGATGTCGTTCAGGTGGTGGGTGTTTCGGATCCGGCGAAACTCGAGGTGATCCGTTCGGTGGTTCCGCCGATCGCTGGACCGGCCGTCGAACTGCGGCCGATCGCAGGCGCCGACCTGGTGCGCGGGCCGCGGCCGGACCCCGACTATCGGACCGAGGCTGTCTCGGCGCTGCCGACCGCGGAGTGGATGCAGCCGCTTCGACAGCGTGCGGCCGCTGTCGGGGGCCCCGACCGTCGCCGCACCGGATACCTGGTCGCCGCGGTCGCCGGTGTTCTGGTGGTCGCCGCCGCCGCGGTGGGAGCGGTCGTCGTCCTCGGCGGCTCGCAGGACACTCCCGCGGTGCCTGCGGGAGCTTCGGCGTCGGTCCACGCCACCGCGCAAGCGACGGCCGACGGCCAGCCTGCGCCACCACCTGGAGGCGCACCGTCATCGGAAACCATTGGGCGCGTGCGTTTTCAGACACCGGCGGGCTGGCGTCTCGCGCAGGCTCCTGACCCGAGCAAGCCACGCGTCGACCTCGTACCGGAGGACGGCAGCCGCATGCGGATCACCGTGATCCAAACGCCGGTCGCCGCCGGGATCGGTTATGAGCAGGTGGCCAGGAGCCTCGAGGCGCAGATGCGGCAGAAGCCGAATGGTGCGTTGACCGATCTGAAGCATGACCAGGTGTTCGGCGGAAAGTCGGGCCTCGCCTATATCGAACGGCCGGGTGATGGTTCCACGGTGCGTTGGCATGTGCTGGTCGAACACGGGCTTCAGGTCAGCACCGGATGTCAGTTCCTCGGCGAGTGGGAGTCGATTGCGCCGGCCTGCGAACAGTTCGCGGCCTCGGTGCAGGTGACTCCGTAA
- a CDS encoding WXG100 family type VII secretion target: MAGSSQNISANFDGVADGAQQIIKRAEGIRDELTSFHKKIEEFITQNWKGAANDAFGQMQTTWNQNVEQLNATLVGAGQLVSKGNSELQSTDSALANLF; this comes from the coding sequence ATGGCCGGTAGCTCGCAGAATATCTCCGCCAATTTCGACGGAGTCGCCGATGGAGCGCAGCAGATCATCAAGCGCGCCGAGGGTATTCGAGACGAACTGACCTCCTTCCACAAGAAGATCGAGGAATTCATCACGCAGAACTGGAAGGGTGCAGCGAACGATGCATTCGGCCAGATGCAGACCACCTGGAACCAGAATGTCGAACAGCTGAATGCGACGCTGGTCGGTGCCGGTCAGCTGGTCAGCAAGGGCAACTCCGAGCTGCAGAGCACGGATAGCGCCCTGGCGAACCTCTTCTGA
- a CDS encoding serine/threonine-protein kinase, which translates to MALRPGAIVGGYRVLQVLGAGGMGTVYLAQNPILPRRDALKVLSADLSTDGEFRARFEREANLAAGLDHPNIVAVYNRGEEDGQLWIAMQYVEGTDASEEAKKGPAVMTPQRALRIVSEVGKGLDYAHRRGLLHRDVKPANFLLSAAEEGDDERILLTDFGVAKSSDDGQDLTATGNFMATVAYAPPEQLVGTSLNHRADIYSLGCSFFKLLTGQNPYPSTMPAVVMMGHLHEPPPKLSSVRPGLPATLDGVIEKVMAKDPAHRYATCREFTQAAEAALYGNQFRAPEAGYSTDTRMPHIAPVTDPRIPITGPTTDPRAPLAGYAPQQREDTDQRLVATTRNNHKPSLARRFLVPAILAVVVVAVAAGTFFFTSRASEAGADGDQLALVRSANPQFAGKTVTAFSFGNATLSAALNPSQQAKFLQNIGFQYSPKYKAVGDEKSPRALSVSSYSIDIDSEVVIVLRSDSEAKNGGLRGLPNSILQSTAKIVVVDDPSTVQAFQVWTDQSQSALIDKMVPTIAKVVK; encoded by the coding sequence ATGGCGTTGCGGCCCGGCGCAATCGTTGGCGGCTACCGGGTGCTTCAGGTCCTCGGCGCGGGCGGAATGGGCACCGTGTACTTGGCGCAGAACCCGATCCTGCCCCGCCGTGACGCTTTGAAGGTGCTCAGCGCCGACCTGTCCACCGATGGTGAATTCCGCGCCCGGTTCGAGCGCGAGGCGAATCTGGCCGCAGGACTCGACCATCCGAATATCGTCGCGGTGTACAACCGTGGCGAAGAGGACGGTCAGCTGTGGATCGCCATGCAGTATGTCGAGGGCACGGACGCCTCGGAGGAGGCGAAGAAGGGGCCGGCGGTCATGACCCCGCAGCGAGCCCTGCGGATCGTGTCCGAGGTGGGCAAGGGACTCGACTACGCCCACCGGCGCGGACTGCTGCATCGCGATGTGAAGCCGGCCAATTTCTTGCTCTCCGCCGCGGAGGAAGGCGACGACGAGCGGATCCTGCTGACCGACTTCGGAGTCGCGAAATCCTCGGATGACGGCCAAGACCTCACGGCGACAGGCAATTTCATGGCCACCGTCGCCTACGCGCCGCCTGAGCAATTGGTCGGGACCAGTCTGAACCACCGCGCCGATATCTACAGTCTCGGCTGCTCCTTCTTCAAGCTGCTGACCGGCCAGAACCCTTACCCGTCGACCATGCCCGCAGTGGTCATGATGGGGCACTTGCACGAGCCGCCACCGAAATTGAGTTCGGTTCGCCCCGGCCTGCCCGCCACGCTCGACGGCGTGATCGAGAAGGTGATGGCCAAGGACCCGGCGCACCGCTACGCCACCTGCCGGGAGTTCACTCAGGCGGCCGAAGCAGCCTTGTACGGCAACCAGTTCCGAGCGCCCGAGGCCGGCTATTCGACCGACACGCGAATGCCGCACATCGCACCCGTCACCGATCCCCGCATTCCCATCACCGGACCTACCACCGATCCGCGCGCACCCCTTGCCGGATACGCACCGCAGCAACGGGAAGACACCGACCAACGACTTGTCGCGACCACGCGGAACAACCACAAGCCATCGTTGGCCCGCCGATTTCTGGTGCCCGCGATCCTGGCCGTCGTCGTCGTCGCCGTCGCGGCGGGCACTTTCTTCTTCACCAGCCGCGCGTCGGAGGCCGGCGCCGACGGCGACCAGCTGGCTCTGGTCCGCAGTGCCAACCCGCAATTCGCGGGAAAAACGGTGACCGCCTTCAGTTTCGGCAATGCCACGCTCTCGGCGGCGCTCAACCCCAGCCAACAAGCCAAATTCCTGCAGAACATCGGCTTCCAGTACAGCCCCAAGTACAAGGCGGTCGGCGACGAGAAGTCACCACGAGCGCTGTCGGTCAGTAGCTATTCGATCGACATTGATTCCGAAGTCGTCATCGTGCTGAGGTCCGACAGCGAGGCGAAGAACGGCGGCCTGCGCGGCCTGCCGAACTCCATACTGCAGAGTACGGCCAAGATCGTGGTAGTGGACGATCCCTCGACCGTGCAGGCGTTTCAAGTCTGGACCGATCAGTCCCAGAGCGCCCTCATCGACAAGATGGTCCCCACGATCGCGAAGGTCGTGAAGTAA
- the eccD gene encoding type VII secretion integral membrane protein EccD, translating into MTHARLDHIDEESSRGIVRAPDLARVTILAKHTQVDMAIPVDVPVALVIPSVVDMVAQHSRTNDFDNQGERFEPAEWVLARIGHPPFSNSLSLGEHGVRDGELLMLESASHTAPMPLFDDIMYNVAIADTDHYRSWSPKVARLTGSILAAITMIVGCLGLLLAKDALPGYVSGSIALTVAILLVVAGMVFSRMYGDTGTALVLAGCALPAAFTAGMLLVPDEYDWAHILLGSVLLGATAILAWRVTGVGLALFIGASTLAVYAVPAAMVGLLTEQSLPAIGAVAAALGLGGLSLAPRVSMLLAKLPLPPVPSPGTPIDPTEDDPDDHRALPTMDALRVKSERARMYLGGLVAATTLITVAGSLAATDPDAESPYWQGIALALVCAIVLMFRSRTYAGAEQAVVLIAGGAAIVLIMLIGASIGMEQPLMVFGAAMVILIAALILGIIIPNQSATPPMRRGVELLEYAFVAAVLPLVFWVASLYSLVRGL; encoded by the coding sequence TTGACGCACGCGCGCCTTGACCACATCGACGAAGAGTCCTCGCGCGGAATCGTCCGTGCACCGGACCTGGCTCGAGTGACGATTCTGGCCAAACACACTCAGGTGGATATGGCGATCCCGGTCGACGTTCCCGTCGCCCTGGTGATTCCGAGCGTCGTCGACATGGTCGCCCAGCACAGCCGCACCAACGATTTCGACAACCAGGGCGAACGCTTCGAGCCCGCCGAGTGGGTGCTCGCCCGTATCGGCCATCCGCCGTTCTCCAACTCGCTGAGCCTCGGCGAACACGGTGTCCGCGACGGCGAGCTGCTGATGCTCGAAAGTGCCTCGCACACAGCGCCGATGCCGCTGTTCGACGACATCATGTACAACGTCGCGATCGCGGACACCGACCACTACCGCAGCTGGAGTCCGAAGGTCGCGCGACTCACCGGCTCTATCCTCGCCGCGATCACCATGATCGTCGGCTGCCTCGGTCTGCTGCTGGCCAAGGACGCGCTGCCCGGCTACGTGAGCGGATCGATCGCGCTGACGGTCGCCATCCTGCTCGTCGTCGCAGGCATGGTGTTCAGCCGCATGTACGGCGACACCGGCACCGCGCTTGTGCTCGCCGGCTGTGCGCTGCCCGCGGCGTTCACCGCGGGCATGCTGCTGGTGCCCGACGAATACGACTGGGCACATATCCTGCTCGGCTCGGTCCTGCTCGGCGCCACCGCGATCCTCGCGTGGCGCGTCACCGGTGTCGGCCTGGCGCTGTTCATCGGAGCGAGCACCCTTGCGGTGTACGCCGTTCCGGCCGCGATGGTCGGTCTGCTCACCGAGCAGTCGCTGCCCGCCATCGGCGCGGTCGCCGCCGCACTCGGACTCGGCGGTCTCTCGCTGGCGCCTCGGGTTTCGATGCTGCTCGCCAAACTGCCGCTGCCGCCGGTGCCTTCGCCGGGCACCCCGATCGACCCGACCGAGGACGATCCGGACGACCACCGCGCGCTGCCGACCATGGACGCACTGCGGGTCAAGTCGGAACGGGCCCGCATGTACCTCGGCGGACTCGTCGCGGCGACCACGCTCATCACCGTCGCGGGTTCGCTGGCGGCCACCGACCCCGACGCCGAAAGCCCCTACTGGCAAGGCATCGCGCTCGCACTGGTCTGCGCGATCGTGCTGATGTTCCGCAGCCGCACCTACGCGGGCGCCGAACAAGCCGTGGTGCTGATCGCGGGCGGCGCGGCCATCGTGCTGATCATGTTGATCGGCGCGAGCATCGGCATGGAGCAGCCGCTGATGGTCTTCGGCGCCGCGATGGTCATCCTGATCGCCGCGCTCATTCTCGGCATCATCATCCCGAACCAGTCGGCGACGCCGCCGATGCGCCGCGGCGTAGAACTGCTCGAGTACGCGTTCGTCGCCGCCGTACTGCCGCTGGTGTTCTGGGTGGCCTCGCTCTACTCGCTCGTTCGCGGGCTGTGA